Proteins co-encoded in one Arachis stenosperma cultivar V10309 chromosome 7, arast.V10309.gnm1.PFL2, whole genome shotgun sequence genomic window:
- the LOC130940602 gene encoding uncharacterized protein At4g14342 isoform X1, with amino-acid sequence MQASDRFNINSQLEHLQAKYVGTGHADLNRFEWAVNIQRDSYASYIGHYPLLAYFAIAENESIGRERYTFMQKMLLPCGLPPEREED; translated from the exons ATGCAG GCAAGTGATAGGTTTAACATCAATTCCCAACTTGAGCATCTCCAAGCTAAATATGTTGGAACTGGTCATGCCGATTTGAACAGATT TGAGTGGGCGGTGAATATTCAGCGTGATAGCTATGCTTCATATATCGGCCACTACCCTTTACTTGCATACTTTGCTATTGCTGAAAATGAATCCATCGGGAGAGAACGCTACACCTTTATGCAG AAAATGCTCCTACCCTGTGGTCTCCCtccagaaagagaagaagattgA
- the LOC130940602 gene encoding uncharacterized protein At4g14342 isoform X2: MQASDRFNINSQLEHLQAKYVGTGHADLNRFEWAVNIQRDSYASYIGHYPLLAYFAIAENESIGRERYTFMQKMLLPCGLPPEREED; encoded by the exons ATGCAGGCAAGTGATAGGTTTAACATCAATTCCCAACTTGAGCATCTCCAAGCTAAATATGTTGGAACTGGTCATGCCGATTTGAACAGATT TGAGTGGGCGGTGAATATTCAGCGTGATAGCTATGCTTCATATATCGGCCACTACCCTTTACTTGCATACTTTGCTATTGCTGAAAATGAATCCATCGGGAGAGAACGCTACACCTTTATGCAG AAAATGCTCCTACCCTGTGGTCTCCCtccagaaagagaagaagattgA
- the LOC130940056 gene encoding uncharacterized protein LOC130940056 yields MNGPQVPTKTGTNGVVIHKIEADWNDENKKKIELNAKAINVLNYAIRFKKYRKVSKCKIAKEIWNKLQVTHEGTIQVKQTRIDMMCKEYEMFFMKEGEFIDYMFERFSIIINGLDAMRITKVQKILIKEWKTKVIVISESGNISQMAYDELRGKLLVYEITHLKNDTKKKGVAPKSCIESLGDESSDDLSYDEFVFFVRKLRRMMKLRGRSKESSSREPKKDLRKVICHNCKEAGHYKYDYPKLKKEDKSEKDKKNGLMASWKDMENDSDEDENSDNSSQAYLMADHNQSDEFYLASKKKDDMWYMDSRCSRHMTGKFTFFIKLEKYNGGFVTFGDNDKGQILAIEEDARTEDDLNSQKDQEKDKSVPTVKNASSDSADQNTRDNSVLSPTKVGDSGTVNTVELNQNQTKITSQKPKEWKFLRNYPHKFIIRDLSHGVTTRSSNRKRVEINKFALLSQMELQNIKEALEVLSWVNTMKKVLVQFEKNEVWTLVPCPNGKKVTGTKWIFRNKLGEDGSVVQNKAR; encoded by the exons ATGAACGGTCCTCAAGTCCCAACTAAAACCGGCACAAACGGCGTTGTCATTCACAAGATTGAAGCCGATTGGAACGatgaaaacaaaaagaagataGAGCTCAACGCCAAAGCTATCAACGTGCTAAACTATGCAATCAGATTCAAGAAATACAGAAAGGTATCAAAGTGCAAAATAGCAAAGGAGATCTGGAATAAGCTCCAAGTCACACATGAAGGCACTATTCAAGTCAAGCAAACAAGAATTGACATGATGTGTAAAGAATATGAGATGTTCTTtatgaaggaaggagaattCATTGATTATATGTTCGAAAGATTTTCTATTATCATCAATGGCTTAGATGCTATGAGGATTACAAAAGTTcaaaaaattctaataaaagAGTGGAAAACCAAAGTTATAGTCATATCTGAGAGTGGTAATATTAGTCAAATGGCTTACGATGAACTGAGAGGAAAATTACTTGTTTATGAAATCACTCACTTAAAAAATGatacaaaaaagaaaggagtggCTCCCAAATCATGTATTGAGTCTCTGGGTGATGAATCTAGTGATGATTTATCATATGATGAGTTTGTATTTTTTGTTAGAAAACTCAGGAGAATGATGAAACTGAGaggaagaagcaaggaaagCAGTTCACGAGAACCGAAGAAGGACCTAAGAAAGGTCATCTGCCACAACTGTAAAGAAGCAGGACACTACAAATATGACTATCCAAAATTGAAGAAAGAAGACAAGTCCGAAAAAGACAAGAAAAATGGGCTTATGGCCTCTTGGAAAGATATGGAGAATGATTcagatgaagatgaaaattCAGACAACAGCTCTCAAGCCTACCTTATGGCCGACCACAATCAGTCAGATGAG TTTTATCTAGCATCCAAAAAGAAGGATgacatgtggtacatggacagtagatgctctaggcatatgaccggaaagTTTACTTTCTTCATCAAACTTGAAAAATACAATGGAGGCTTTGTGACTTTCGGTGATAATGATAAAGGTCAAATTTTGGCCATAG AAGAAGATGCAAGAACTGAAGATGATTTGAACTCACAAAAGGAtcaagaaaaagataaatcgGTCCCCACTGTGAAAAATGCTAGCTCTGACTCTGCAGATCAAAATACAAGAGACAATTCTGTTTTGTCTCCTACTAAAGTTGGAGATTCTGGAACCGTAAACACTGTAGAACTGAATCAAAACCAAACTAAAATCACCTCTCAAAAGCCCAAAGAATGGAAGTTCTTGAGAAACTATCCACATAAATTCATCATTAGAGATCTATCTCATGGAGTCACTACTAGATCCTCAAATAGAAAGAGAGTCGAAATTAACAAATTTGCTCTATTATCACAAATGGAGCTCCAAAATATAAAGGAAGCTCTTGAAGTTCTATCATGGGTTAATACAATGAAAAAAGTGTTAGTCCAATTCGAAAAGAATGAGGTTTGGACTCTTGTGCCTTGCCCAAATGGTAAAAAAGTAACCGGCACCAAATGGATCTTTAGAAATAAATTGGGTGAGGATGGTAGTGTGGTTCAAAATAAAGCTAGATAA
- the LOC130940850 gene encoding probable leucine-rich repeat receptor-like serine/threonine-protein kinase At3g14840, whose amino-acid sequence MLNCLTFLLSSPCKFCTHFKLQSMKLINIFFLSLFLASPLVSGATLKQQEVEVLKEIGNTLGKKDWDFTVDPCSGERNWTSPASKSYSELNAVTCDCSFSNHTLCHVVSIVLKSQNLSGTLPPQLARLPYLQEIDLTLNYLNGTIPKQWSSLNLVNISLYGNRVTGSIPKELGNITTLKSLVLEFNQLSGNLPTELGSLPQIETLLLTSNNFTGELPASFANLTTLKNIRLGDNQFSGSIPNFIQNWRSVETMVIQGSGFSGPIPSGISLMKNLTDLRISDLNGSDSPFPQLDRITNLQTLMLRSCNIIGAMPENLGNLTNLKVLDLSYNKLSGQIPSSFAELQKMDMLFLTRNRLTGPLPDWISKPDFVDLSFNNFSIRKSEEPGCQQGSTNLFASSVNGNSIGNISCLQNTGCTKTWYSLYINCGGKQVVSNGNKTYDDDSGTTGPARFLSEGTNWALITTGHFFDSGRADYYTWSTTNKLAMENDQLYRDARVSPVSLTYYAFCLGNGNYTVNLHFAEIMFTDDKTYSSLGRRVFDIYIQRKLVLKDFNIAKEAGGVGKAVIKNFTAVVTAKALEIRLYWAGKGTTTIPFGSVYGPLISAISVDPDFVPPPPTVNGGGLSVGAIVAIVIAGAIIIILIFGILWWKHCFGQKSSVPKELKDINSQTTIFTLRQIRAATNNFDRAFKIGQGGFGPVYKGVLSDGTRIAVKQLSDKSVQGNREFINEIGMISALRHPYLVKLYGFCMEEDQLLLVYEYMENNSLAHALFDGNYDRKTELRLDWQTRQRICVGIAKGLAYLHGESRLKIVHRDIKATNVLLDKDLNPKISDFGLAKLDEQNKTHISTRIAGTYGYIAPEYAMHGYLTDKADVYSFGIVALEIVSGKSNTLTNPTDEFFSLLDWANLLKEKGNLLELVDGRLGEDLNKEEALVMIKVALLCTNASPVLRPTMASVVSMLEGSTVVPDVMPGTNDLLDEKKFEMMRQHYQQHRGEREISETPSYSISVGETSAIVTDTDSSFLNARD is encoded by the exons ATGCTTAATTGCCTAACTTTTTTACTTTCAAGTCCCTGCAAATTTTGCACACACTTCAAACTTCAAAGCATGAAACTCATAAATATCTTCTTTCTCTCCCTCTTCCTTGCATCACCATTAGTTTCTGGAGCCACCCTAAAACAACAGGAAG TGGAAGTTCTCAAAGAGATTGGGAACACGCTTGGGAAGAAGGATTGGGACTTCACCGTAGATCCATGTAGCGGAGAACGGAATTGGACTTCCCCTGCttcaaaatcttattcagaACTAAATGCAGTAACTTGTGACTGTTCTTTCTCTAATCACACTCTCTGCCATGTAGTTAGCAT AGTtctgaaatcacaaaatctTTCTGGTACTCTTCCGCCGCAGCTTGCAAGGTTGCCTTACCTACAAGAAAT TGATCTCACCCTCAACTACCTTAACGGCACAATTCCAAAGCAATGGAGTTCCTTGAATCTTGTCAACAT TTCTCTTTATGGAAATCGTGTAACAGGTTCAATCCCAAAGGAACTAGGAAATATAACAACTCTCAAAAGTTT GGTCCTGGAGTTCAATCAATTATCTGGAAATCTACCTACGGAGCTTGGGAGCCTTCCCCAAATTGAAACACT ACTTCTTACTTCCAATAATTTCACTGGAGAGTTGCCTGCATCATTTGCTAACCTCACTACACTGAAGAACAT TCGACTAGGTGATAATCAATTCTCTGGATCAATACCCAATTTTATTCAGAACTGGAGAAGTGTTGAGACAAT GGTAATCCAGGGTAGTGGCTTCAGTGGGCCAATTCCTTCAGGAATTTCACTTATGAAGAACCTTACTGACTT GAGAATTAGTGACTTGAATGGATCCGATTCACCTTTTCCCCAACTTGATAGAATCACAAATTTGCAGACACT AATGTTGAGGAGTTGCAATATTATTGGAGCAATGCCTGAAAATCTTGGGAACTTGACTAATTTGAAAGTTCT AGATCTCAGCTACAACAAATTAAGTGGGCAGATTCCGAGCAGCTTTGCTGAACTACAGAAAATGGACATGCT ATTTTTAACTAGGAACCGTCTAACTGGACCACTGCCCGATTGGATATCTAAACCTGATTTTGT AGATCTCTCATTTAACAACTTCAGCATAAGAAAGTCAGAGGAACCAGGTTGTCAACAGGGAAGCAC GAACTTGTTTGCATCCTCCGTGAATGGCAACAGCAT AGGAAATATTTCATGTCTGCAAAACACTGGCTGTACTAAAA CTTGGTACTCTCTCTATATAAATTGTGGTGGAAAGCAAGTAGTTTCTAATGGAAATAAGACATATGATGATGATTCGGGTACGACTGGACCAGCAAGATTTCTCTCTGAAGGAACAAACTGGGCACTCATTACCACCGGTCACTTCTTCGACAGTGGTCGTGCAGACTACTACACATGGTCTACTACAAATAAACTTGCAATGGAAAATGATCAACTGTATAGGGATGCACGTGTTTCTCCCGTTTCTCTGACTTATTATGCATTTTGCCTCGGAAATGGAAACTACACAGTAAATCTTCATTTTGCGGAGATAATGTTCACAGATGATAAAACATATAGCAGTCTGGGAAGGCGTGTATTTGACATCTACATTCAG AGAAAGTtagtgttgaaggatttcaataTTGCAAAGGAAGCAGGGGGTGTTGGGAAGGCagtaataaaaaatttcactgCTGTTGTGACTGCTAAAGCCTTGGAGATCCGCTTATATTGGGCTGGAAAAGGAACAACTACTATTCCATTTGGATCAGTATACGGTCCTCTTATATCAGCTATATCTGTTGATCCAG ATTTTGTACCACCTCCTCCTACGGTGAATGGTGGTGGCTTGTCCGTAGGCGCTATTGTTGCCATTGTTATTGCAGGAGCAATTATTATCATATTGATTTTTGGCATACTTTGGTGGAAGCACTGTTTTGGACAAAAAAGTTCAGTGCCTAAAG AACTCAAGGACATAAACTCACAAACTACCATATTCACATTAAGGCAAATAAGAGCAGCTACAAACAACTTTGATAGAGCCTTCAAGATTGGACAGGGAGGATTTGGTCCTGTGTACAAG GGTGTCCTATCAGATGGCACAAGAATTGCAGTTAAGCAACTTTCCGATAAATCAGTGCAAGGGAATCGTGAGTTTATAAACGAGATTGGAATGATTTCTGCCTTGCGGCACCCTTACTTGGTTAAACTCTATGGATTTTGTATGGAGGAGGATCAGTTGTTGCTTGTATATGAATACATGGAGAATAATAGCCTTGCACATGCTTTATTCG ATGGAAATTATGACAGGAAAACTGAATTGAGATTAGACTGGCAAACAAGACAGAGGATTTGTGTCGGTATTGCTAAAGGTTTGGCTTACCTTCATGGAGAATCAAGATTGAAGATCGTTCATAGGGACATTAAAGCCACCAATGTGTTGCTGGATAAAGATCTCAACCCGAAGATATCAGATTTTGGTTTGGCCAAGCTTGATGAACAAAACAAAACACACATAAGCACCAGAATAGCGGGAACTTA TGGGTACATCGCTCCGGAGTATGCGATGCATGGTTATTTGACGGACAAAGCTGATGTTTATAGTTTTGGAATAGTCGCTTTGGAAATAGTTAGTGGGAAGAGCAATACGCTTACCAACCCCACAGATGAATTCTTCTCTCTTCTTGATTGG GCAAATCTCTTGAAAGAAAAAGGCAATCTATTGGAACTTGTTGATGGGAGGTTGGGTGAAGACTTAAACAAAGAGGAGGCATTGGTGATGATCAAAGTGGCTCTTCTCTGCACCAATGCCTCTCCGGTGCTCCGGCCTACCATGGCTTCAGTGGTAAGCATGCTTGAAGGAAGCACAGTTGTTCCAGATGTTATGCCAGGCACAAATGATTTATTGGATGAGAAGAAATTTGAGATGATGAGACAACATTACCAACAACataggggagagagagagataagTGAGACTCCAAGCTACAGTATCTCAGTTGGTGAAACTAGTGCAATTGTAACTGACACTGATTCTTCTTTTTTGAATGCCAGAGATTaa